Proteins from a genomic interval of Aphelocoma coerulescens isolate FSJ_1873_10779 chromosome 24, UR_Acoe_1.0, whole genome shotgun sequence:
- the JAM3 gene encoding junctional adhesion molecule C has protein sequence MALRRPELLRLLLLPLLGCRLLAVELTSSNTKPVVQEFQSVELSCIIKSIATPDPRIEWKKIRDGETSYVFFDNKMQGDFVTRAEILSRTSLVIKNTTRMDTATYRCEVAAPSDTKTIDEINIQLTVQVKPMTPRCSVPKAVPVGKSASLHCHENEGFPKSTYSWYRNSEPLSPDAKSSSKSHNSSYTLNPATGTLVFHAVHKGDTGRYSCIATNDAGFAKCEEQEMEVYDLNIGGIIGGVLVVLAVLVLITLGICCAYRRGYFANGKESGESYKTPAKPDGVNYIRTDDEGDFRHKSSFVI, from the exons gCTGCAGACTCTTGGCTGTGGAGCTGACATCCAGCAACACCAAGCCCGTGGTGCAGGAATTCCAAA GTGTCGAGCTGTCCTGCATCATTAAATCCATAGCGACGCCAGATCCCAGAATCGAGTGGAAGAAAATCCGAGATGGAGAAACCTCTTACGTGTTTTTTGACAACAAAATGCAGG GAGACTTTGTGACTCGGGCAGAGATTCTGAGCCGGACATCCCTGGTGATCAAGAACACCACGAGGATGGACACGGCCACGTACCGCTGCGAGGTGGCCGCACCCTCTGACACCAAAACCATCGATGAGATAAACATCCAGCTCACAGTCCAAG TGAAACCCATGACTCCCAGATGCTCTGTGCCTAAAGCTGTCCCTGTTGGCAAGTCAGCCTCTCTTCACTGCCACGAGAATGAAGGTTTCCCCAAGTCCACCTACAGCTGGTACCGCAACAGCGAACCTCTGTCACCCGATGCCAAATCCAGCAGCAAATCCCACAACTCCTCCTACACCCTGAACCCTGCCACAGGCACTCTG gtTTTCCATGCAGTGCACAAAGGTGACACAGGGCGTTACTCCTGCATAGCAACAAACGATGCTGGCTTTGCCAAGTGTGAGGAGCAGGAGATGGAAGTCT ATGACCTCAATATCGGTGGGATAATCGGGGGAGTCCTGGTGGTCCTTGCAGTTCTGGTGCTCATCACCCTTGGGATCTGCTGTGCCTACAGAAGGGGATACTTTGCAAATGGCAAAGAGAGTGGGGAAAG ctACAAGACTCCAGCAAAGCCTGATGGCGTCAACTATATCCGGACAGATGATGAG GGTGACTTCAGACACAAGTCTTCATTTgtcatctaa